The proteins below come from a single Chitinophaga pinensis DSM 2588 genomic window:
- the treZ gene encoding malto-oligosyltrehalose trehalohydrolase: MANIYPFAGAALQSDNTCKFSVWAPFRQQVALSVIQPEPQIYPMQRDDKGYWHTTIEGLSAGVRYKYILDEATTLPDPASRYQPEGVHGPSEVINPDFEWTDNSWAGLELRDLIIYELHTGTFSQTHDFQGIIDKLGYLRSLGITAIELMPVGQFPGDRNWGYDGVYPFAVQNSYGGVNGLKALVNAAHQHGIAVILDVVYNHLGPEGNYFAQYGPWFTDKYKTPWGPALNFDDAWCDAVRAYYIQNALMWLDEFHIDGLRMDAVHAIWDCGAHHFTAELSALVDALQASSGKKKFLIAEIDLNSPKYITPREKGGYGMHGQWIDEFHHALHSLLTGEVNGYYADFGGLGPMAKSYQDSYVFTGEYSGVRKRHFGVAPLRNDYHQFVVFAQNHDQIGNRMLGDRLTTQLSFEAQKLAAAVVLLSPHIPLLFMGEEYGETRPFQFFTSHSDKDLIAAVTNGRREEFASFAWEGEVPDPQSVETFNNSTLSWHTRTDNAAALMELYRFLIAFRRTRQAMLNTSREGVKVQIPQVEEQLLLVERSGNDDHLLLLFNFSDHAVTYQYTGSGELLKKFDSAAAIWHGPGSTTPDQATTSEAISIQPFSAIVYEII; this comes from the coding sequence TTGGCAAATATTTATCCTTTTGCAGGGGCTGCTTTGCAGTCGGACAATACATGTAAGTTCAGTGTATGGGCTCCATTTCGTCAACAGGTCGCATTATCGGTGATACAGCCGGAGCCACAGATTTATCCTATGCAACGGGATGATAAAGGCTACTGGCATACGACGATAGAAGGTTTATCCGCAGGTGTACGATATAAATATATCCTGGATGAGGCCACTACCTTACCGGACCCGGCCTCCCGTTACCAGCCGGAAGGCGTACACGGGCCATCTGAAGTCATTAACCCGGATTTTGAATGGACTGATAACAGCTGGGCAGGACTTGAGTTGCGTGATCTGATTATTTATGAGTTACATACCGGTACCTTTTCTCAGACACACGATTTCCAGGGCATCATTGACAAACTGGGCTATCTCCGGTCATTGGGGATTACTGCTATAGAACTGATGCCGGTAGGACAATTTCCCGGTGATCGCAACTGGGGATATGATGGCGTTTATCCTTTTGCTGTACAAAATTCCTATGGAGGTGTAAACGGATTAAAGGCACTGGTGAATGCCGCCCACCAACATGGTATAGCGGTGATCCTGGATGTAGTGTATAATCACCTGGGACCGGAGGGGAATTATTTTGCGCAATATGGACCATGGTTTACCGACAAGTATAAAACGCCCTGGGGTCCTGCGCTCAATTTTGATGATGCCTGGTGTGATGCGGTCAGAGCTTATTATATTCAGAATGCGTTGATGTGGTTGGATGAATTCCATATCGACGGACTAAGAATGGATGCGGTGCATGCGATATGGGATTGTGGTGCGCATCACTTTACAGCGGAATTGTCTGCATTAGTAGATGCGCTACAAGCATCATCGGGAAAGAAGAAATTTCTGATTGCGGAGATTGATCTGAATAGTCCAAAGTACATTACACCAAGGGAAAAAGGTGGTTATGGGATGCATGGGCAGTGGATAGATGAATTTCATCATGCGTTGCATAGTCTGCTGACAGGTGAAGTGAATGGCTATTATGCGGATTTCGGCGGACTGGGGCCTATGGCAAAGTCTTACCAGGATTCATATGTATTTACCGGGGAATATTCCGGTGTGCGGAAAAGACATTTTGGTGTGGCGCCTTTAAGGAATGATTACCATCAGTTTGTTGTGTTTGCGCAAAACCATGATCAGATCGGCAACAGGATGTTAGGAGACAGGCTGACGACGCAATTGTCATTTGAGGCGCAGAAACTGGCAGCAGCGGTAGTGTTGTTATCGCCGCATATTCCGCTATTGTTCATGGGAGAAGAATATGGCGAGACCAGGCCTTTTCAGTTCTTTACCAGTCATAGTGACAAAGACCTTATTGCGGCTGTTACGAATGGACGCAGAGAGGAATTTGCCTCTTTTGCCTGGGAAGGAGAAGTACCCGATCCACAATCTGTTGAAACATTTAATAACTCCACGCTTAGCTGGCATACCAGAACCGATAATGCGGCAGCTTTGATGGAACTATACCGGTTTCTGATCGCATTCCGCAGAACGAGACAAGCGATGCTGAATACATCAAGAGAGGGGGTAAAAGTCCAGATCCCACAAGTGGAGGAACAATTGCTGCTAGTGGAACGATCAGGTAATGATGACCATCTGTTGTTGCTGTTTAATTTTAGTGATCATGCAGTGACTTATCAATATACAGGATCAGGAGAACTGTTGAAAAAGTTTGACTCCGCCGCTGCCATCTGGCATGGACCAGGCAGTACAACACCTGACCAGGCGACCACTTCTGAAGCTATCTCAATACAACCATTCTCAGCTATCGTTTATGAAATCATATAA
- a CDS encoding glycoside hydrolase family 13 protein — MSSKVKDTNWWKESIIYQIYPWSFKDSNGDGIGDLQGIISKLDYIQRLGIDMVWLNPVYKSPNDDNGYDISDYYDIMKEVGTMADFDALLKGLHDRNIRLMMDIVVNHTSDEHPWFQEAKQSRQSPYYNYYHWWPAEKGKPPRRYSHFDATGSAWTYNKATDSYYLHYFSEKMPDLNWENPQTRKDIYAIMNFWFDKGVDGFRMDAICYISKDTSWPDVEKLVAEKYQHDWAGYYAHGPHLHEYLQELHRETLNRPDVTTLAEASGITREEALDFVKEDRKELHMLYHFEGVQLGFTKEGYKRLDPKGIDLRQLKQLYTDWDRIFELDGWGTIYLGNHDQPRMVTRWGNDDEQFREISSKMLITFLLTMRATPIFYYGDELGMTNIRFEKIEDYRDIETINMYKYIQSQGGDLPHFLKDAALTGRDNGRTPFQWDESPNAGFTTGKPWLKINENYKLINAAQQDRDERSVLQYFKQLVLLRKHKPVLIHGKYELLDADHPQVYTYTRTLDQEKMLIVLNFSKEEVLYTLPFVLDIGTEPLVNNMLSFKLENDTVTLAPYQALVFGPLPTDLPPLQDEEQAFAEDLPLEKIKEENSSLESNELAI; from the coding sequence ATGTCAAGTAAAGTAAAGGACACAAACTGGTGGAAAGAGTCGATCATCTATCAGATATATCCATGGAGTTTTAAAGACAGTAATGGTGACGGCATCGGAGATCTGCAGGGTATCATATCCAAACTCGACTATATTCAGCGTCTGGGTATCGATATGGTATGGTTAAATCCCGTTTACAAATCTCCGAATGATGATAATGGATATGATATCAGTGACTATTATGATATCATGAAAGAGGTGGGTACAATGGCAGATTTTGACGCTTTGCTTAAAGGGCTGCACGACAGAAACATCCGTCTGATGATGGATATCGTTGTCAACCATACCAGTGACGAACATCCCTGGTTTCAGGAAGCAAAACAGTCCCGGCAAAGCCCTTACTATAACTATTACCATTGGTGGCCGGCCGAAAAAGGCAAACCGCCCCGCCGCTATAGTCACTTCGACGCTACAGGCAGCGCATGGACATATAATAAAGCAACGGATTCTTACTATCTGCATTACTTCTCCGAAAAAATGCCCGACCTCAATTGGGAAAATCCGCAAACGCGTAAAGACATTTATGCCATTATGAACTTCTGGTTTGATAAAGGCGTGGACGGCTTTAGAATGGATGCCATCTGTTATATCTCCAAAGATACCAGCTGGCCGGATGTGGAAAAATTAGTAGCAGAAAAATACCAGCATGACTGGGCTGGTTATTACGCGCACGGTCCGCACTTACATGAATACTTACAGGAATTACACCGTGAAACGCTTAACCGGCCAGATGTCACTACATTGGCGGAAGCTTCCGGTATTACAAGAGAAGAAGCGCTGGATTTCGTGAAGGAAGACCGGAAAGAACTGCACATGCTATATCATTTCGAAGGCGTACAACTGGGATTCACAAAAGAAGGATATAAACGTCTCGATCCCAAGGGTATTGATCTCCGCCAGCTGAAACAGTTATACACTGACTGGGACAGGATATTTGAACTGGATGGCTGGGGCACTATTTACCTTGGTAATCACGATCAGCCGCGTATGGTAACCCGTTGGGGGAATGACGATGAGCAATTCCGCGAAATCTCTTCCAAGATGCTGATCACCTTTTTGCTTACCATGAGAGCGACGCCGATTTTCTATTATGGCGATGAACTCGGTATGACAAATATCCGTTTTGAGAAGATAGAAGACTACCGCGACATCGAGACCATCAACATGTATAAATACATTCAAAGCCAGGGCGGTGATTTACCGCATTTTCTGAAAGATGCAGCTCTCACTGGCAGAGATAATGGTCGTACGCCCTTTCAATGGGATGAATCGCCTAATGCGGGTTTTACAACCGGTAAACCCTGGCTGAAAATCAATGAAAATTACAAGTTGATCAACGCCGCGCAACAGGATAGGGATGAACGCTCTGTTTTACAATACTTCAAGCAACTGGTACTGTTGCGTAAACATAAACCAGTACTGATCCATGGCAAATATGAATTGCTGGATGCCGATCATCCACAGGTGTACACCTACACCCGTACACTGGACCAGGAGAAAATGCTGATCGTTCTCAACTTTTCAAAAGAAGAGGTGTTGTATACATTGCCGTTTGTACTCGACATCGGTACTGAACCACTCGTGAATAATATGCTCTCCTTCAAACTGGAGAATGATACCGTAACACTTGCTCCTTATCAGGCATTGGTCTTCGGACCACTGCCAACAGACTTGCCGCCCTTGCAGGACGAGGAACAGGCTTTTGCTGAAGACCTGCCGCTTGAGAAAATAAAAGAAGAAAACTCAAGCCTCGAATCCAATGAGCTTGCTATTTGA
- the glgX gene encoding glycogen debranching protein GlgX: MNQTVVYPGSPYPLGATWDGKGVNFALYADNATGVELCLFNTTADEAEAVKIKIKERSHQVWHCYIPDIKPGQLYGYRVHGPYEPQNGHRFNAKKLLIDPYAKAIAGTIDWSDALFGYKMGDPEEDLSFSDVDSVPFIPKSVVIDQSFDWEGDRAPKIAYNESIIYEAHVKGFTKLHPDVPEDIRGTYAGMAHPVTVNYLKELGITAIELMPVHHFVADRHLVDRGLTNYWGYNTIGFFAPDARYAAGGVLGEQVTEFKQLVKTLHQAGIEVILDVVYNHTGEGNQMGPTLSFRGIDNASYYRLTEDKRYYMDYTGTGNTLNAYLPNVLRLMMDSLRYWIQEMHVDGFRFDLASTLARELHEVNTLSAFFDIVYQDPVISQVKLIAEPWDIGEGGYQVGKFPPGWAEWNGKYRDCIRDYWRGADSMLGEFAERFTGSSDLYKNDYRSPTASINFVTAHDGFTLRDLVSYNDKHNEANLDDNRDGDEHNRSWNCGAEGATDDEGVLALRSRQQRNFFATLLLSQGVPMIVAGDELGRTQKGNNNCYCQDNELSWVNWQQIDNGLLQFTRQLIALRRAHPAFCRRRWFQGQPIKGIGLEDIAWFLPDGSEMSDEHWSHDFAKSMAVFFNGKGLHNSGPKGEQIVDDSFYIIFNAHYEPLDFTLPLEKYGHTWTKVLDTRDLQITEREEVLKAEETINVDARSVMVLRHKLMH, translated from the coding sequence ATGAACCAGACTGTAGTATATCCTGGAAGTCCCTATCCGTTAGGGGCCACCTGGGACGGAAAAGGAGTAAATTTTGCCCTCTATGCAGATAATGCAACCGGTGTTGAACTCTGCCTCTTTAATACAACCGCTGACGAGGCAGAAGCCGTTAAGATAAAAATCAAGGAACGTTCTCACCAGGTATGGCACTGTTACATACCTGACATAAAACCCGGCCAGCTGTACGGTTACCGCGTACATGGTCCTTATGAACCACAAAACGGTCATCGCTTCAACGCAAAGAAATTATTGATAGATCCATACGCCAAAGCAATCGCAGGCACCATCGACTGGAGTGATGCCCTGTTTGGATATAAAATGGGTGATCCTGAAGAGGATCTCAGCTTCAGCGATGTAGATAGCGTACCCTTTATTCCAAAAAGTGTAGTGATTGATCAGTCTTTTGACTGGGAAGGCGACCGTGCTCCCAAGATCGCATATAATGAGTCCATTATCTACGAGGCACATGTCAAAGGCTTTACAAAGCTGCATCCCGATGTTCCGGAAGATATCCGGGGGACTTATGCCGGTATGGCCCATCCGGTGACTGTTAATTACCTGAAGGAACTGGGTATTACGGCTATCGAATTAATGCCTGTTCATCACTTTGTAGCGGACAGACACCTGGTAGACCGAGGACTGACGAACTACTGGGGCTATAATACCATAGGCTTTTTTGCACCGGATGCCCGCTATGCAGCGGGCGGCGTATTGGGAGAACAGGTCACCGAATTCAAGCAATTGGTTAAAACGCTGCACCAGGCAGGTATCGAAGTGATCCTGGATGTGGTGTACAATCATACAGGTGAAGGAAACCAAATGGGGCCGACTTTGTCTTTCCGGGGAATAGACAACGCGTCTTACTATCGCCTGACGGAAGACAAACGCTACTACATGGACTATACCGGTACCGGGAATACCTTGAACGCGTACCTGCCCAACGTACTGCGCCTGATGATGGACAGTCTGCGTTACTGGATCCAGGAAATGCACGTAGACGGCTTCCGCTTTGACCTGGCCTCCACATTAGCCCGTGAACTCCATGAAGTAAATACACTGAGCGCCTTCTTTGACATCGTCTACCAGGATCCGGTAATCTCCCAGGTGAAATTGATCGCAGAACCCTGGGATATTGGTGAAGGTGGCTACCAGGTAGGAAAATTTCCACCCGGCTGGGCAGAATGGAATGGTAAATACCGTGATTGCATCCGTGACTACTGGAGAGGGGCCGATAGTATGCTGGGCGAATTTGCCGAACGTTTTACCGGTAGCTCTGATCTGTATAAGAATGACTATCGTAGTCCTACGGCCAGTATCAACTTCGTAACAGCTCACGATGGTTTTACCCTGCGGGATCTGGTATCCTACAACGACAAACATAACGAGGCCAATCTCGACGACAACCGGGATGGGGATGAGCATAACCGTTCCTGGAATTGCGGCGCTGAAGGAGCTACGGATGATGAGGGGGTACTGGCATTGAGAAGCCGCCAGCAACGTAATTTCTTTGCAACACTCCTCTTGTCACAAGGGGTACCGATGATAGTCGCAGGGGATGAACTGGGCCGTACGCAAAAAGGGAACAACAACTGCTATTGCCAGGATAATGAGTTATCGTGGGTGAATTGGCAGCAGATCGATAATGGGCTCCTGCAGTTCACCCGGCAACTGATAGCACTGAGGAGGGCACACCCTGCCTTCTGTCGCAGACGCTGGTTCCAGGGACAACCAATCAAAGGAATAGGGCTGGAAGATATTGCCTGGTTCCTGCCGGATGGCTCGGAAATGTCAGATGAACACTGGAGTCACGACTTTGCAAAGTCGATGGCTGTCTTTTTTAACGGTAAAGGACTACATAATAGCGGACCAAAGGGAGAGCAGATCGTGGATGATAGCTTTTATATCATTTTCAATGCACATTATGAACCGCTGGACTTCACCCTGCCGCTGGAAAAGTATGGTCATACCTGGACAAAGGTCCTCGATACCCGTGATCTTCAGATCACGGAACGGGAAGAAGTATTAAAAGCAGAAGAGACGATTAATGTGGATGCCCGCTCTGTTATGGTGCTTCGCCATAAACTGATGCACTAG
- a CDS encoding GNAT family N-acetyltransferase yields MLICETARLQLRRFTIDDAPFIYHLLNSPTWLIYIGDRNVRGIHDARNYLINGPLASYDQYGFGLYLVALKEEKTPIGMTGLIKRDGLEEVDIGFAFLPAYTGKGYAYEAANAIKDYALTTLKLPRVAAITTEKNDHAIALLNKIGLHHEKMVQLPGSSMEFMYFSTNG; encoded by the coding sequence ATGCTTATCTGCGAAACAGCACGCCTGCAACTCCGTCGATTTACCATTGATGACGCACCCTTTATATACCATTTACTGAACTCTCCTACCTGGCTGATTTATATCGGGGACAGGAATGTCAGGGGCATCCATGACGCCCGCAATTATCTGATCAATGGACCATTAGCCAGCTATGACCAGTATGGTTTCGGATTATACCTGGTGGCGCTGAAAGAGGAAAAAACACCTATCGGGATGACAGGGTTGATAAAAAGAGATGGATTGGAAGAGGTGGATATCGGGTTTGCATTTCTACCTGCTTACACTGGTAAAGGGTATGCTTATGAGGCAGCCAATGCAATAAAAGACTATGCCCTTACTACATTAAAACTGCCCCGGGTTGCTGCTATTACAACGGAAAAAAATGACCATGCCATTGCGCTGCTGAATAAGATCGGCCTGCACCATGAGAAAATGGTACAATTGCCGGGCAGCAGTATGGAATTCATGTATTTTTCAACTAATGGCTAG
- a CDS encoding YdeI/OmpD-associated family protein: MVKYTATILKFEQQGEKSGWTYVSVPEDIAQEIKPGNRKIFRVKGKLDKYAIAAIALMPMGDGSFILPLNAEMRKGIAKKVGAKVEIQLKEDDNPDPVTSPEFTECLQDDPEALAFFNTLTKGHQNYFLKWIESAKTEPTKAKRIAQSLTGLARKQDYPAMIRSNKGK, translated from the coding sequence ATGGTTAAGTATACCGCAACCATATTGAAATTTGAGCAGCAGGGAGAGAAGTCAGGATGGACATATGTTTCCGTGCCGGAAGATATCGCACAGGAAATAAAGCCCGGTAACAGGAAGATATTCCGGGTAAAAGGAAAGCTGGATAAATACGCCATAGCTGCAATCGCACTGATGCCTATGGGAGATGGTTCCTTTATACTACCCCTGAACGCTGAAATGCGCAAAGGCATCGCCAAAAAGGTGGGGGCTAAAGTTGAAATACAGCTGAAAGAAGACGATAACCCCGATCCTGTTACATCCCCTGAATTCACGGAATGCCTCCAGGACGATCCGGAAGCCCTGGCTTTTTTCAACACATTGACCAAAGGTCACCAGAACTATTTTCTGAAATGGATCGAGTCAGCCAAAACTGAACCGACCAAAGCAAAACGCATTGCACAGTCCCTTACCGGACTGGCCCGTAAACAGGATTATCCGGCAATGATCCGATCAAACAAAGGAAAATAG